CTGTAGGGGCGGCGTTCTCGCCGCCCGTCTCATACGGATTAACCGACAATCCGCCCATTGGCCATACGGGCGGCGCGATCGCACATATGGTCGATCACATCCGGATCATGGCTGACCAGCACCATGGTCAGATTATCGAGGCGCTTCAGATCGTTCAGCAGATTAAGGATCTCGGCCTGCACCGACATATCCAGCGCTGAAGTGGGTTCATCCAGCAGCAGCACCTTTGGCTCTAACAGCAGTGCGCGCACAATGGCGACACGCTGGCGCTGTCCGCCGGAGAGCTGGTGCGGATAGCGGTCGGCCATCGCCGGATCGAGACCGACATGACGAAACCCCTGATCGATGCGATCATTGATATCCTGCACCTTCAACAGTTTTAGCGGCTCGGCCAGCGTGCGGCGCAGGCGGTGGCGCGGATGCAGCGAGGCGTAAGGATCCTGAAACACCATCTGCACTTCGCGGCGCAGGTCGCCGGTAAAGGCTTTGCCAGCGACGACCTGATGCCCGGCCAGCTGCATGCTGCCCTGCCAGTGTGGATTCAGTCCGGCCATCACCCACAGCAGCGACGATTTGCCGCAGCCGGACGGACCCACCAGTCCAAAACATTCGCCAGCGGCAATCGTCAGGTTAATATCATGCACCACGGTGCGCAGATCATAGCCCTGCTTATGCGCCACACTCAGCTGTTGCAGATCAATCATGCTCACGAGTCGCCTCCAGTGCCGCGCGATCGAGAACCGGCAGCGTCTGCCCGTGGGTCGCTTTGCTGGGACGACAGGACCACAGGGTTCGGGTGTAGGGATGCGTGGCGCGCGGGAGTTCAGCGGCGGGCAGGGTATCCAGCACTTCACCTTTGTACATCACCATCACCCGATCGCAATGCTCCGCGACTTGTTGCAGATCATGACTGATCAGCAGCAGCCCCATATTGCGCTGCTCCACCAGACGGCGGATAAGCGCCAGCACCTGATCGCGCATCGCGTGATCGAGCGCAGAGGTCGGTTCGTCAGCAATCAAAAATTGCGGATCGGCAATCAGCGCAATTGCCAGCATCACGCGCTGCCCCATGCCGCCGGAGAGCTGATGCGGATAACGCGTCATCAGCTGAGCCGGTTGCGGCAGACCCACCGCATCCAGCATCTCGCACACCTTTTCGCGGCGTTCGGCGCGGCTAAAGGCGCGATGCAGCTTGAGTGGCTCCTCAACCTGCCAGCCAATGGTGCGCACAGGGTTCAGGGCATATTTAGGATCCTGCATGACCATCGCCAGCTTACTGGCGCGTAACTGGCTCCAGCGGCGTTCA
This is a stretch of genomic DNA from Winslowiella toletana. It encodes these proteins:
- a CDS encoding ABC transporter ATP-binding protein; this translates as MIDLQQLSVAHKQGYDLRTVVHDINLTIAAGECFGLVGPSGCGKSSLLWVMAGLNPHWQGSMQLAGHQVVAGKAFTGDLRREVQMVFQDPYASLHPRHRLRRTLAEPLKLLKVQDINDRIDQGFRHVGLDPAMADRYPHQLSGGQRQRVAIVRALLLEPKVLLLDEPTSALDMSVQAEILNLLNDLKRLDNLTMVLVSHDPDVIDHMCDRAARMANGRIVG
- a CDS encoding ABC transporter ATP-binding protein, encoding MPTDSSALIIADRLSISLNDGATLVKDLSFTLGRERVALVGESGSGKSLTARALMGLLAPSLHVQARSLSVAGENALTLTERRWSQLRASKLAMVMQDPKYALNPVRTIGWQVEEPLKLHRAFSRAERREKVCEMLDAVGLPQPAQLMTRYPHQLSGGMGQRVMLAIALIADPQFLIADEPTSALDHAMRDQVLALIRRLVEQRNMGLLLISHDLQQVAEHCDRVMVMYKGEVLDTLPAAELPRATHPYTRTLWSCRPSKATHGQTLPVLDRAALEATREHD